One window of Triticum dicoccoides isolate Atlit2015 ecotype Zavitan chromosome 5A, WEW_v2.0, whole genome shotgun sequence genomic DNA carries:
- the LOC119300090 gene encoding transmembrane protein 205-like: protein MAWATRFLSAVCFFAAGVLFAPDVLVGDRSGSGATAVTAAKVSHLLCFATCWGAALWATFIGGIIMFKNLPRHQFGNLQGKMFPAYFTLISACAAVSVAAFAYLHPWKAASAVERYQLGFLISALGFNLSNLLVFTPMTIEMMKKRHKIERELSIGDEVGWSKNVKTAKSNPTLAAMNKKFGMIHGLSSLANILSFGSLAMHSWYLASKLEL from the exons ATGGCGTGGGCGACACGGTTCCTGTCTGCGGTGTGCTTCTTCGCGGCGGGCGTCCTCTTCGCCCCAGATGTCCTCGTCGGCGACCGCTCCGGCTCCGGCGCCACCGCCGTCACGGCCGCCAAGGTGTCCCACCTCCTCTGCTTCGCCACCTGCTGGGGCGCTGCGCTCTGGGCTACCTTCATCGGCGGAATCATCATGTTCAA GAATCTGCCGAGGCACCAGTTCGGGAACCTGCAGGGGAAGATGTTCCCGGCCTACTTCACGCTCATCTCCGCCTGCGccgccgtctccgtcgccgcctTCGCCTACCTCCACCCGTGGAAGGCCGCCTCCGCCGTGGAGCGCTACCAGCTTGGCTTCCTCATCTCCGCGCTCGGCTTCAACCTCTCCAACCTGCTGGTCTTCACCCCCATGACCATTGAG atgatgaagaagaggcaCAAGATCGAGAGAGAGCTTAGCATCGGTGACGAGGTCGGGTGGTCAAAGAACGTCAAGACGGCAAAAAGCAACCCTACCCTCGCTGCGATGAACAAGAAGTTTGGGATGATCCACGGTCTCTCATCGCTGGCCAACATCTTGTCGTTCGGCAGCCTTGCCATGCACTCCTGGTACCTTGCCAGCAAGCTTGAGCTGTGA